The following coding sequences lie in one Spinacia oleracea cultivar Varoflay chromosome 1, BTI_SOV_V1, whole genome shotgun sequence genomic window:
- the LOC110791776 gene encoding uncharacterized protein — protein MCIRIKSWSAKHLFFAGRLTLVSSVLMALQNYWAQIMILPKSIFKVVNGICRSFLWKGTTDSSVPGKVAWNTVCKSKKEGGLGLTNLRMWNIATMGKHDYSPKSDDSWYWRAICQIKDLMKQHITENQLMAISKYSIKKAYLKLMGPAPVQYRTTAVWGRLGQPKHRFIIWLALLGRLNTKDRLMKICVTTDNTCLLCGIAIEDHKHLFSGCPFSERCWHQIGLWLGIRCTRNLPELVNWLHKRSVTKFRKEVIYAVVMCTVYHIWKERNNALWNGQVCKVDKWASPLEKLGCKVAC, from the exons ATGTGCATCAGAATCAAAAGTTGGAGTGCTAAGCATCTATTCTTTGCTGGTAGACTGACATTAGTCAGCTCAGTGCTTATGGCTCTTCAAAATTACTGGGCACAGATTATGATTTTGCCTAAAAGCATCTTTAAAGTTGTTAATGGCATTTGTAGAAGTTTTCTGTGGAAGGGAACAACTGACTCTAGTGTTCCTGGAAAAGTAGCTTGGAATACTGTTTGCAAGTCAaaaaaggagggtggtttgggGCTCACTAATTTGAGGATGTGGAACATAGCTACTATGGGAAAACAT GACTACTCCCCTAAGAGTGATGATAGTTGGTACTGGAGGGCCATTTGCCAGATCAAGGATTTGATGAAACAACATATTACTGAAAACCAGTTGATGGCTATCAGCAAATACTCCATAAAGAAAGCTTATTTGAAGTTGATGGGTCCTGCTCCAGTCCAATACCGGACTACTGCTGTATGGGGGAGACTAGGACAACCAAAACATCGTTTTATTATCTGGCTTGCATTGCTAGGTAGATTGAACACCAAAGACAGGTTAATGAAGATTTGTGTTACAACTGATAATACCTGTCTGTTGTGTGGCATTGCAATTGAGGATCACAAGCATCTTTTCAGTGGTTGTCCTTTCAGTGAGAGATGTTGGCATCAGATTGGTTTATGGTTGGGCATCAGGTGTACCAGGAATCTACCAGAACTGGTTAACTGGTTGCATAAAAGATCAGTTACTAAATTCAGAAAAGAGGTCATATATGCTGTTGTCATGTGTACAGTTTACCATATTTGGAAGGAAAGAAACAATGCTCTGTGGAATGGCCAAGTATGCAAAGTAGATAAG TGGGCCAGTCCACTTGAGAAGTTAGGTTGTAAAGTTGCTTGTTGA